The Pagrus major chromosome 1, Pma_NU_1.0 genome includes the window GTGTCAGTCCACACATATGATTCTCCCCTGCAAGGCGCCATTCATGTTCTGCCTTTTCTGGGAATGATTTCAGGCTTCTGATTGCCCAAGCCTGCGTTCTCATGTGGATAgatttcagaatattttttaaaaccagaggaaaaaaatttgttttttaaaaaatacctgtgtacgtgtggactAGGCCTGAGTGTATGTGTCCCAAAACCAATAACTGAAAGCCataaacattacagaaacattatTAAAGCTGGATTGTGCCCGTATGACAACAAAAGAGCttagtgtttcttttttctcataaCTGTCAGATTATAGAAATTAGGCCTTTTAATGGAAGACATTTTTTGTCACAGTTGGAAAAGCAGagctgtaaataataaaattaatgatgaCCTAATTCCATCTAATTCCATTCAGCTGCTTTCCTTTCAAAGTTCTGCAGCATGTCCCAAATCCATTCAAGACACTAAAATTAATCACGTTTGATTTTTTCGCATGTTGATTATTTTGAATAGTAACTGCTAAACAGTATATAAGGAAAGTTAATATGGATTTAATCCTGCATAAAATTAGTATGTAGGATGAATTTGGGACACACCATTGCTGTGATGGCTCACCGGGAACCCCTAATTATTAGTAATACCTGCGCCTTTCCTACTATGACAAGTCAAAGTATGCACTATTCAAAATGGACTATGGCTGCACAATATAGCAAAAAAAGTGGTACTTACAAGTGCATCATTTTGCTGGAAATCCCACAATGCAGTGCTACGTATTTGACAAATGTGCAAATCACAGTTATGCAAAATTACATCTGTGTCCAAAACTTAAATTAACGGCTCACTATGGAGTAACAGAATGAGTGGGAACAGAGATCAAGTTAACAAGGAAGTGATTTCAGACACAATCTCTTCACaaactttccatttttatgtgcacaatatgtacaataaaatataacatcttcttcttcagtgttCCTCTTCACCTCATGTGTTCAGTTTTCTCCATCAGAGTTTTTGGACAATGCTCCAGGCCACTTACATCATCAcatctgatgacatcactccCCTGCTTCCTGCTGTCTGGTGTCAGCATCGTGCTCGCTGTCATCTGAGTACTGCTCATGATCGTCTGAGTAGTGGTAACTTTCGTCTGAACCGTGCCGATCGTCTCCGTTATCATCCTGATCTGACTGATGACTGCTGTCGTCGTCTCCATCGTGGTGGTTTGATGACGCCTCGTCGGTACCTCCTTCTCTCTCGTATGGATCTACTTCCATGTCTTCCTCATCCAGGAAGACCTTTCTGTAGTGGACAGCTTCATATCCCATGTCTGGCTCTTGCTCACTAACACACATAAGAACACAATCAGCTTCTGATCAGAGAGTCAAATGTACGATCAGGCCttaaatacagtatgtctgtATTCATATTCATAGTAATCAAGCACACACCTTTCTATACATAGTTCTTGTCAAAATAGCGTAAACAAGCTTTACAgacaaccaacaaaacaaaaaaactaattcTAAGTAGTTCTGGTATGAAGAGCAACTCTACTTACTTCAAGAGATCAACACATTggaacttaaaggtgcaatatgtaagaatttaagtttaaaacattaaaaaattaaccaaaattatcaacagaatgggaagaaataacagttttgacaataTCTCAAAGACATTTATGTGTTGTCTTGCAGAAgttattcttttttttgcagccaCTCCGAGCACTCGAGTTAAAAATCTTTTCAGAACGGCTCTGGTGACGTCACCGTGGctccttttctttttacctGGCCTTGGCGACAATATTCACCATATATTTGTCTCTTATGGATCGTgtcatgcacccacatcctcctcgctGATGTCCCGTTGTCAAATAAGGGTTACGGTTAGTGTTACAGCAGcgttttttctctcagtgcaCAAACGCTTCATCTCAGCACTCCTGAGTCCAAAACAAGCGTTGTGGACATGGGCCGTAAGCTAATAGGAACTTGACATTCATTACTGGCTTTACACTAAATCTTTACAtcattgttgacattttattgacctGCAACCCTTCCCAGATGTTTCATCTCACCATACTTTGAGTGtagtgacatcacagttttaCCTCTGTTTGCTGTCACTGGACGGAGAAGCTTTGCGTGCAGATCCAGATTTGGCCGCCTTGCTGCTGATAAACTCGTCTGTCAGATCACACCCATGCAGGGCGTCTGTGTAGCGCTTCTCTGCTGCCTGCTTGGCATTCCTCTGCAGAGAGTTAGTGTCAACAATAATATGTCAACCAAAGCTAAAACAACACACCTACATTGTTAGATTTCGTCCGTCTGTGATACTCGTGAATCCCTAACACTTGTGGTAATAAAATGCTGCACTCTGAGGTTAAGGTTGATGCTCACCTGTGCAACCTGCTCCAACAGCAGCGGCCTCCCCTTCACCCTCTGCTGCATCTCTTTAATCTCCTGCTGGTACTCCTTCCTGCGCTGGATCTCTTGTTTCCTGCAGAGAACACAGACTTATGGGTCATCCCACTCCATTCAACATGCTCATGCTGCAGTCATGTTGTTGTCAGGCTACCTGAATTCTTTGAGTTTGGTGTGTTGCATCTGTGAGAGAGCCAGGTGGGGGTCGTTGGCCTGGGCACGTTTGGACACCACCCTCTGCAgcttcttctccctctgcttctGCCTTTCCTTCCACcgctcctcctcatcctcggccctcttcctctgctccagCGCCTTTCTACTCAGGGAGACAATCTGGTCACAGATGCAGGGAGGTTTGGATGGGATGGGGACTTCAGGAGAGCGGGGGCAGATAATTGTGGATGGGTGCAACAATCAGCTAGGGGGTGTAGAAACTGTTTTGGAGGGTGGTGTTGGGctgtacacacactgcagggaTGTTGGGAAAAGGAGTTCCACAATAATTCAGCCTTTGAGGATTTCAAACACAGACGGCAACTGCTGAGGACTCAGCAGTCTACAGTTGCTGTCTACACAGGACAAGTGCGTTCTGAGGCTGTCTCTATCTCAACTAAAATGGTGGAAGCCTTTGGAGTGCTGAGATGGTACCTCACGGCCTCGTGGCGCTTTTTGGTGGCATCTGTGACTTTGGCAGGCAGGAGCTCCAGGCTGCCAGAGAGGGACGAACAGAGACTTGAGTTCGGTGTCCGAGATGGCCCAGAGCTGATGTAGGGCCAACGCAGCATCCGAGGGCTGCTCTGCTCCTTCTCGATGTCGGCCAGGATGCGTTCACGGTGCGAAGAGATCTGTGAGGTCTTAAGTTGAAAGGGTTCACATGCAGTTGTGGGCTTCACATCTTTGTGCTTCTCCAGGTGTTTCTTGAAGCGTCGATAACTGGCGTCAAAGTCAGGTACCTCTTTGTTGATGTGGGGCTTGTGGGAGAAGTCACCTCCGGCTGCAGCGCTGCCATCTTTGGTCTTCTTGCGTTCGCTGAGTCTTCGTGCGAGCATGCTGGGAGGCATCGATGCGCTGTGGAGCATCTCCTGAGCTCTCATCTGTATCTTGATAGAGCGATACAGCTGCTCCTCCTTCATCTGCTCCCCTGACGCTGCTGCGTACACAGCCTTGGGCACAGGCTTGGCCTTGAAGGGCTTGACTCTCTCCTGGTCGGAAGGTTGCAGGTGACTCTGCTGTTTCTGCTCTTTCTTCAGTCGCTCCCTCTCCAGGAAGCTGAAGGGCTTCTGGGTGGTTCGAAGACGCAgatcctctcgctctctcattCTTCGCTGTCGCTCCTCGTTCCgttcctgcagctcttcataAAGCGGGAGGTGAACATGAGCTGGTACTGGGCTGGCACGGAACTTCCTCTGGCACTCTGTCAGTTCTTCCAGCTGCCGCCGCAGATCTGTGTTCTCCAGTTCGATCTCTGAACGCGTCTTTATTCCACGCTTTCGTCTCTCGTCCTCACGCAGCATCATCTGGAAAGGTTTGGGAACAGTCACTCTGTGTTTCCAGTGCTCCTGCTCTCCATCTTTATCCCTTcgcctcttcttcttttccattCGTCTCTTCGGGTCTACCGGCAGGCTGTTCAACGAGGAAGACAACAGCCGACGATGGTGAGGGGACATCTTAAAGTCTCGCCACATGTTCTTGATGTGTTCTTTTGGAGAAAAAAGCAGGCCTTTCTCCACATCACTACTGGCAGCTTCATCATCGTCTGAGGAGTCTGACTGTCTGGAGCCTCTCCTGAGTTCAACAGCAGAGTGCGACTTCCTCAAACGGCGTGAAGCTGCGGGGCTGCTGTTTGACCACAGTAGCCTAAGAAAAAAGGACATCAATGACTGTTGATATGACAAAGCACTGAACACTAAAGAAATACTGACCATTACTCAAACTCCCTGACATAATCTTGACTCCACCCACCTGTGTCCTGTCTCCAGGGTCGCTATGTCCAGAGGCTCCATGGACTTGAGCTGCAGCTTTCTTCGGTACATGCTCTCCAGCTCAGCCATGGTGCGGAGGTGGgccttcttcagctcctccagcttgcagtagtactcctcgTTGGAGAAGAAGATTCCCGTCAGGTCGAggtgttctgctgctgctctgtggtcgGTCATCATGAGAGGGCCGCCCTTCCCCAGACACTCCTCATCACAGAAGTCAGAGCCCGAGTCCTCATACTCCAGCTGAAACGGTCGACAGTCGCGTAAAGCTCATGTGTCAATCAGtgctcattttcatttattcattcatctaaaacttaaaggaaaaattcacccaaaaatgaaaattcagtcaatatcCAGTCCACAAAACTGCGTGTCGAGGGAGTAATAAATCTGTGATCTTGGAGCTTCCAGAGAAGAAACATTTAATGTTCATTCAGTTGTTTTcctacattttaaatcaagtctccagctgcttcaggtgttcagcagaatgctgcaactctgttttactgtgaagctccagaaatgttttgtggactacaaaacttcacctgactttacatcaacatgagggaggagatgaggactgaatttacattttttgagtgAATTTTCAGCAATTTACTGCAACAGTGGACTTCTGACAAGTTTGGCCTTATCAGCAAAACAACAGGATATAATTTAACTTgaggtgaaataaataaagaccaatacctgtttctttttccaacatcaatatatatatcggatgaaacacacacatttttgcctCAAATGTGGTCATCAAAAACTTAACAATAAACTCTATTATCCAGAAATTACACCATTGCTCTGCAACAGTTAACTTTACTTTCAattgaataaatataaaataccCAAAGCAGCTAtgtctgcattataatctccaAAAAATAAGTTTTCAGCCACACCAATACCAACAATCTGTCATAAGCCAATATCGTTCAGTTATATCGGCAGACCAATATATCGGCCAGGCTCTAAAAATGCAGcctaacatgtttgttttgaagccGTGAGATGGTTTTATTTTATCCTGGCTGCAGGACATTGTTTTAACCACCAGGCCTCCTGGAGCAGAGCCGCCCTGCTCAGTGACACTCAGGCTCCTCCAGGGCTAAGCTTattatcctgctgcagcagcGACGGGGGCCATATGGTGGAGCACAAAGGGCAGCTTACCACGAAAAGAGCTCaaccgacacacacacccagcatCAGATGTCTGGCTCTACGGCTGCTCGGATCATCATGAGGTGTCATGATCGTCTCTGAAATGGGACTACTGCTCCAGGATCCTGTGAGGGACGTCAGCAGTGTTGTTGTCCAAATGGACAATTAAGCGTTTGGGATTAAAAACTGAACGTCGTCGTCTGGTAATCTAGCCAAGACGGAAGTCCAAAAATAGTCTGGTCAACAAATTATACAGGTCAAATCCCCTCACCACACAGACCGACCTGAAACTGTCAACAACCTGTTAACAGTTCATGATCAGAGATTGTGTCTGTTCCACTTGAAAAACTAAGTAACTGgtataatttaaacatttacagctctATTAAATCAGGATTGTTATATGGaggggaaaaacacattaatccAAATTGTGTAGTATTGTGATTTAACCAATTTAGGATAATCAGGTGTAAAGTGAAGCGTAACACCCATTTAAACTCATTTTTTCCTCTTGATGATTAAAAGTCACTGGTTATGATTTATTTGAAAGCATCAGTGAGGTGATAGAAAGGTGAAATTAAAGGTAAATTTACCTCAATACTTGTGTTTCCTCTGGTATTTGAAGGGATAATTCTAGTTTTactacaaattaaaatgtttttcttgcatTTCCATCCAGGTACATGGGACCTAAATACAGTAATAGACTTACTTTAGAAGACAATGAGATTTATTAGCTTAATTTAAGTTGACGTTTCCTTGACTAGCATTAGTGCTAATTCCCTTACTGTAAGAGCCCAGTGgggattttcttttattgtttaaatgactggaacaatttaaatagtttgttttcatgatgtcTGTGACCTaaaactcttattttgaagctaagctaacacgTTTTTAATCAGAACTCAGGGCTAATTTGCATCAGTAAAATGAgtcttcagtcatttttcacagtgttttaaactaaaatgtaatgttataaCAGCTTTATCTTAGTTAGCTTGTcacaataatgtgttttttattgtctttaccTCCTTCTCGTAGTCCCGGTTGTCCATCTGACCCGCAGCCGTGTACGGCAGGACTCTCTCCCGCTCGTAGGAGGCTAACGGGGCTTTGGTGTGCGGGTCAACCGGCGCTTTTAAACACGAAGTGACCATAACGTTCGTCCGGTGGGAGTTCGCCATGTTCTCCTGAGATTTCTTCCAGTTTTGAAGTTAGTTAAAGTGATTAAATCAGGTATTTTGTGATCGGTCGGCAGAGTTCAGGAGGAGTCGCTGTCCGCGTGCTGAAAACTGAGCCGGTATCCAGGCAGCAGGTGGGCTCCTTAGCAACGGAGCGGAGCTTGGTTGGGAAGGAAGTGACGTAGGGGgcaggaagtaaaaaaaaaagacgcgGGCgccatacaaaataaaagcgttatatattgattaaaatattaaaatctcTATATATTCATAATTTCATTGTATTCTCTGCAATGACAACACAGGCTTTCTATTctattcttaaaaaaataagttaattattaattaattaagtctTTGTTTACTCACTCTCAGCTATTATAGAGGCAAAATGAGGCATTTATTGGCTGAACTCTGGTCAGTCACATATGGACGTATGGACTAAAatgaggaggaaacaggaaTCTGTCAATACAATTCTCATAACTGcgaaagaaaaccaaaacaacttatatatatatatatttaacaatTCTTAGCTGTACTGTAGATCCCCAAAATATACAGATTTGGAAAATTTTCTATCATTTTGCTGGAACACAATGAAATACAAACTGATATACCGAACGATGAAGTGACCTGACCGCTAATAGGGCGGTGATTCATcttattatttaatgtatttatttctttatttctccttcttctctggGGTCTGTGATAATATTCCCAGTCACACCTAAAGCAATGcattcttaaaaaaatatatattattcttAATTATACTCTTGAATGTTTAGGTTTGCTGCTTATGCCAATAAACTGTAATGCCATGATTATACTGCTCTGTTTGCAAATTTATTCCAACAAACATTAtgcattatatcctggtgaaCAGCCTAAAAGCTCAGAGAAATACtaggtttattttctttcagtaaAAGGAAAATTAACCTGCATGGAAAATGTATGTAGAACTATTTTTCAGATCTTACTAATCCCTTTCTACAGACAAAAACGAGGCACATTTGTGTAAATCTAAACtttaacatgcaaacattttaatggTCCAACccaaagtggaaaaaaagaaatcacacagTCAACAGCTGgagtgtgaacaaaaaaaaacgagccttttttattaaattatgcAACGTAACAACTACAGCAGACATCTGAACAGACTGACGTCGACAGAGTCCTCTGATCCCTCGCAGTACGAGCAGGCTGAGTGGACAGAACTCACTGGACAGACTCAGATCGCTTATCGGGTGTTCACCTGCAACAAGACAACAGAATTAC containing:
- the fam161a gene encoding protein FAM161A, which gives rise to MANSHRTNVMVTSCLKAPVDPHTKAPLASYERERVLPYTAAGQMDNRDYEKELEYEDSGSDFCDEECLGKGGPLMMTDHRAAAEHLDLTGIFFSNEEYYCKLEELKKAHLRTMAELESMYRRKLQLKSMEPLDIATLETGHRLLWSNSSPAASRRLRKSHSAVELRRGSRQSDSSDDDEAASSDVEKGLLFSPKEHIKNMWRDFKMSPHHRRLLSSSLNSLPVDPKRRMEKKKRRRDKDGEQEHWKHRVTVPKPFQMMLREDERRKRGIKTRSEIELENTDLRRQLEELTECQRKFRASPVPAHVHLPLYEELQERNEERQRRMREREDLRLRTTQKPFSFLERERLKKEQKQQSHLQPSDQERVKPFKAKPVPKAVYAAASGEQMKEEQLYRSIKIQMRAQEMLHSASMPPSMLARRLSERKKTKDGSAAAGGDFSHKPHINKEVPDFDASYRRFKKHLEKHKDVKPTTACEPFQLKTSQISSHRERILADIEKEQSSPRMLRWPYISSGPSRTPNSSLCSSLSGSLELLPAKVTDATKKRHEAVRKALEQRKRAEDEEERWKERQKQREKKLQRVVSKRAQANDPHLALSQMQHTKLKEFRKQEIQRRKEYQQEIKEMQQRVKGRPLLLEQVAQRNAKQAAEKRYTDALHGCDLTDEFISSKAAKSGSARKASPSSDSKQSEQEPDMGYEAVHYRKVFLDEEDMEVDPYEREGGTDEASSNHHDGDDDSSHQSDQDDNGDDRHGSDESYHYSDDHEQYSDDSEHDADTRQQEAGE